One genomic segment of Pseudomonadota bacterium includes these proteins:
- a CDS encoding VPLPA-CTERM sorting domain-containing protein, with protein sequence MKAIWKFSAVAALALSGGLAQADIALPTAPTGSNLVLFIRDTTPGANPNRVYARGLDLTVDSVLTQAAANGTYAFAQSIPFTIPSPIGPDANLTAFFNAGAAGATYSWTIMASSQNGIGPGSQRYVTTTQREFTANNQLPNNNSLNGSWSQVNTMLGDLNSALPDSGPQNSTQVDGLWGSAGGLYEGATGWFGSAGTSSENDLGATANLFVLVNTADSGTARARLFVATDLQLSMDGTLSSVAAVPLPPALYLLGSAFAGLAGVARRKKAKAA encoded by the coding sequence ATGAAGGCTATCTGGAAATTTTCCGCCGTCGCGGCGCTCGCCCTGAGTGGCGGGCTGGCGCAGGCAGACATCGCTCTACCAACCGCACCCACCGGCAGCAACCTGGTGCTGTTCATTCGTGACACAACCCCGGGTGCCAATCCGAACCGGGTTTATGCGCGCGGCCTCGACCTGACGGTCGACAGCGTGCTCACCCAGGCGGCGGCGAACGGTACGTATGCCTTCGCGCAGTCGATCCCGTTCACCATTCCGTCGCCCATCGGTCCGGATGCCAATCTGACCGCGTTCTTCAATGCGGGTGCGGCCGGTGCGACCTACTCGTGGACGATCATGGCGTCCTCCCAGAATGGCATTGGCCCCGGTTCGCAGCGTTACGTGACGACCACGCAGCGTGAGTTCACGGCCAACAACCAGTTGCCGAACAACAATTCGCTGAACGGTTCCTGGTCGCAGGTGAACACCATGCTGGGTGACCTGAACAGCGCGTTGCCCGATAGCGGACCTCAGAATTCCACGCAGGTGGACGGTCTGTGGGGCTCCGCTGGCGGCCTGTACGAAGGTGCGACCGGCTGGTTCGGCAGCGCCGGCACGTCGAGCGAGAACGATCTCGGTGCGACCGCCAATCTGTTCGTGCTGGTGAACACCGCCGATAGCGGCACGGCCCGCGCGCGGCTGTTCGTCGCCACCGACCTGCAGCTGAGCATGGACGGCACGTTGTCGTCGGTCGCGGCCGTTCCGCTGCCCCCGGCGCTGTACCTGCTCGGTTCCGCGTTCGCGGGTCTGGCCGGTGTCGCGCGTCGCAAGAAGGCGAAGGCCGCCTGA
- a CDS encoding ShlB/FhaC/HecB family hemolysin secretion/activation protein, with amino-acid sequence MIHNNKRLRVLLGELLLVLLAPQVLHAQAEAGGAPASQAPLHFDVAEFRVLGNTVLPVTAVEAAVYPYLGPQKTLEDVESARVALENAYRAAGRGTVFVDIPEQDVNEGIVRLKVTEGRLRQIRVQGARFFSGRKILAALPAADKAQVPDLPQLQRELATLNVQTADRSVVPVLGAGSVPGTVNLTLRVDDHLPLHATAELNDQYTADTSRLRATVGFSYDNLFDRLDSVGLQYQTAPEEPGELGVFVASYTRNLGAGRRLGLFFVDSDSDVAALGTLSVLGRGKVYGSRLILPFSSGTDSTHALTLGVDYKDFLENIRLDAESAFATPISYLNFSLGSSSTWNFSGHEFSISPTVNFGVRGGINTEQEFADKRFRGRPNYFYLRAGASYRTPAWHGLAVAARLAGQYTVEPVIGNEQFTIGGADSVRGYLEAEQLGDIGFSGSLQLETAALPLGFADSTLTGFLFFDAGRISVVAPLPDEPREADLSSWGAGMRFLLSRYLQGQFAWAYPLVPGSRTEIGDSRLNFMLRASW; translated from the coding sequence ATGATCCATAACAACAAGCGCTTGCGCGTGCTGCTGGGTGAATTGTTGCTAGTGCTGCTCGCACCGCAGGTCTTGCACGCGCAGGCCGAAGCGGGCGGTGCACCCGCATCCCAGGCGCCGCTGCATTTCGACGTTGCCGAATTTCGCGTGCTCGGCAACACGGTGTTGCCGGTCACCGCGGTCGAAGCCGCCGTCTACCCCTATCTAGGTCCGCAAAAAACACTCGAGGACGTCGAGAGTGCGCGGGTCGCGCTCGAGAATGCGTATCGCGCCGCCGGCCGCGGCACGGTGTTCGTCGATATTCCCGAACAGGATGTGAACGAAGGAATCGTGCGCCTCAAGGTCACCGAAGGGCGGCTGCGGCAGATCCGCGTGCAGGGTGCGCGTTTTTTCTCCGGCCGCAAGATCCTCGCCGCGCTTCCGGCAGCCGACAAGGCGCAAGTGCCGGATTTGCCGCAACTGCAGCGCGAGCTCGCGACACTGAACGTGCAGACAGCCGACCGCAGCGTGGTGCCGGTGCTGGGTGCAGGTTCCGTGCCCGGGACCGTGAACCTCACCTTGCGCGTGGACGATCATCTGCCGCTGCACGCGACCGCCGAGCTCAATGATCAGTACACGGCCGACACGTCGCGCCTGCGCGCCACGGTCGGATTCAGCTACGACAACCTGTTCGATCGCCTGGACAGCGTGGGATTGCAATACCAGACGGCGCCCGAGGAACCCGGCGAGCTCGGCGTGTTCGTGGCGAGCTACACCCGCAATCTCGGGGCCGGCCGCCGCCTTGGATTGTTCTTCGTCGACTCCGACAGCGACGTGGCCGCGCTCGGAACCTTGAGCGTGCTCGGCCGCGGCAAGGTCTACGGCTCGCGGCTGATCCTGCCGTTCTCGTCCGGCACGGATTCCACCCATGCGCTCACGCTCGGAGTCGACTACAAGGATTTCCTGGAGAACATCCGCCTCGATGCCGAGAGTGCCTTCGCGACGCCGATCAGTTATCTGAATTTTTCGCTGGGCAGCAGCAGCACCTGGAATTTCTCGGGTCACGAGTTTTCCATCAGTCCGACCGTCAATTTCGGCGTGCGCGGCGGGATCAACACCGAACAGGAATTCGCCGACAAGCGCTTCCGCGGGCGGCCTAACTATTTCTATCTGCGGGCGGGCGCGAGCTACCGTACGCCGGCCTGGCATGGTCTGGCCGTCGCCGCGCGGCTGGCCGGCCAGTACACGGTCGAGCCGGTGATCGGCAACGAACAGTTCACCATCGGCGGCGCCGACAGCGTGCGCGGTTACCTCGAAGCCGAGCAACTCGGCGACATCGGTTTCAGCGGCTCGCTGCAGCTGGAGACGGCGGCCTTGCCGCTCGGTTTCGCCGATTCCACGCTGACCGGGTTCCTGTTCTTCGACGCCGGCCGCATCTCGGTGGTCGCGCCGCTGCCCGACGAGCCGCGCGAGGCGGACCTTTCCAGCTGGGGCGCCGGCATGCGTTTCCTGCTCTCGCGCTACCTGCAGGGGCAATTCGCCTGGGCCTATCCACTGGTGCCCGGCTCGCGTACCGAAATCGGGGACTCCAGGTTGAATTTCATGCTGCGTGCTTCGTGGTAA